In Tachysurus fulvidraco isolate hzauxx_2018 chromosome 5, HZAU_PFXX_2.0, whole genome shotgun sequence, the genomic stretch AGAATGAAACACTActggtttatttttatacacaggAGAACTTGAGTACTGTTAGGCCTAGCGTGTTTACCGTAATTTCCAAGCCAAGACGCCGAGAAGATCAGGATCCTTTTCAGTACCGGTCActttaaaaagttttgtttttttgtttctttattgtttatctGTATGGATTCGATATTGGATTGTGTTGGTGTGCCTTAATAGTTATTGATAATATACCAAACTactgatttttaaacattagttTAAATTGCACAGCAGGAGATTTGTTTTGTCCTGAGATGCCCTCTACTGGTGAGGAAATGCCATGTAACtctgaggttttatttttaaggaaaaaTCCACCTTGACCTGTATATCAATTCAATATTATAATTATgttcagcaaaaataaatatcttgtATCGATATTATGACTTGTTTGGTTTAAACCTATTGATTCCCACAATTTACCTTCTAgagacagtgatgcagcagaACTTTAAGGACTCAACAAAGAAGAAAGCTTACAGGCTCACAAACTCACTGCAGTTTACTTTATGCTGTACTCCAGAACTGCAGATGGCGATATGAAAATTTAGCATTATCTCCAATAACAATTGCTGCACCTCAGTGTCATCTATCTTAAAATACACCTGTATGAATACGGCATGCACTTCCtgtatttccagggatttcagaacagcgtaacagatgttgtgtcatcgggtaggcgtggcctatttgataatatAAAACCAACCCtaactgtagtttttggttgtttatttgttttctaaaataaatctacctgtatgactgttttgtcctttgtagtactgtatgctctttttttttttttgaaagagggcgtttttccaagacctccggaaacacgccctctttacgtcatggtaacgaaacccctggaatttagtgaatgccgtgTGATAGCACGTCACTTATAACAACCGATCACATGCTTGGTCTCTGCACAAATTATTCACTACATCAACGTAACTGCCCTAGCGATGCCCACTTATGATGAGCAAGAacagacatttaaatatttccaAAACAAGTCTAGTTTTTTTGGCGTTCAGggtggatttttcctttaatttaacAAATTTGGACATGCAGTGTAATTTGTTCTTGTTACTTTTTGTACTATTATTGGTTTTTAAACTGAACTTTCCACCAGATGTTTAATACAAAGGAAATATATAACTGTAATCTAAATCTTCAGAATAAATACATAGACGAGCGTCTTTATGGAGATGGAGTTCATTATTCTTAGTGCTGGATGATCACGTTTGAGCACGAGGGAgaatgtgtgcatctgtgtgtgcgtgtatgtgtgaaaTGGCACCCTGGTGTTCAAAGACGTATTCGGGCAGCCCAAAGTGAGCTTCTCCTAAATCTAACATGTCATGTGCAGTTGCACttaagtgtgagtgagagttttAAGAGGCGggtgacagagaaagagggacaaagagaaagaaagttggataggagagaagagagaggcaCTTAGCAAGACAGCTAATTGGTTTCAAACATATCAACTATTGATACTTATCAACAACGCTTTGGATAAAGGACACGGATTCCAAAACCTGGATGGAAACATTAAAAGCTTTCTGCATTGCAGATGAAGGAAGTCCAaaaagttgtgtttgtgtttcaagAAACTTCTGCTTAGTTTTACGGACGCTGATCGGTGATAGACCAACGGGACACTTCAAGCTCTTTTCTGTGGAGATTTCGATAATGGGATTGTTTAAGACTCATGAATTGACATCTCTAAGGACTGGTCCATCATATCTTTGTTGATGTTTTAAGAGGAGTATTGCCTTTTCACTCATTTACAAGTGTACCTTAGATCTGTTGGAATTTTAAAGAGATGGTCCCCTCCAATAcccaataatttttttttgtttttaagttgaGTGGCATTCTGTGGATCATGAGCTTGGTGCCCAATTCCAGCATCTCCATCCCTTCCAACTCGGGCACCAGTGGATCTGGAAGTGGCTCAAGTGGAGGTGGAACAGGCAATGTGTGGGTAACTCCTCTTCTTGGTGCAACCCTGATCACCATGTGCATCCTTGGCATGGTAGGAAATGTTTACACACTGGGTGTGATGCGCTCTGCAGTTTTGCGGCGCTCTGGTTCCATGTATGTCTTCATTGTTAATCTGGCAGCAGCTGACCTGCTCTACCTGGGCACAATCCCATTTGTGGTATGCACCTATTTTTTCCATGACTGGTTCTTTGGTGAGACGGGTTGTCGGGTCTTGCTTAGCCTTGACCTGCTCACCATGCATGCCAGTGTCTTTGCCCTTGTGGCCATGAGCCTTGAAAGGTATCGTGCCGTGGCATCACCATTCCGTGCCCGTCGCTCAGCCACTGACTCTGCTCGACATCACTGGCTAGCAGCTCTTGCCATTTGGGGTGCTGCCTTGGCACTCACATTACCCATGATGGTGATGATCAGACTGCGGGAGGGGCGTCCTGGAGCCTCCGGTCTTGTCAAGCGCATCTGCTTCCCCACATGGACACCTGAGGCTTTCAAAGCCTACCTCACTGTTCTGTTTTTCACTAGCATGTTGGTGCCAGGGCTAGTCATGGTGGTCCTTTATACAGGGTTGGCTCGACGCTACTGGACCGCGCAGTCCAATCTCACACGTGGAGGAGCAGAAAACAAGAACAGCATCCGCCTTTCCATCTCTCCTTGCTCGTCTAGGCGAAAAAGGCTTAAGCACAAGGTGGTCTGCATGATCTTCAGCATTGTCGTGGCTTATTGGGCATGCTTCCTGCCTTTTTGGGGTTGGCAGAT encodes the following:
- the uts2r4 gene encoding urotensin-2 receptor — encoded protein: MSLVPNSSISIPSNSGTSGSGSGSSGGGTGNVWVTPLLGATLITMCILGMVGNVYTLGVMRSAVLRRSGSMYVFIVNLAAADLLYLGTIPFVVCTYFFHDWFFGETGCRVLLSLDLLTMHASVFALVAMSLERYRAVASPFRARRSATDSARHHWLAALAIWGAALALTLPMMVMIRLREGRPGASGLVKRICFPTWTPEAFKAYLTVLFFTSMLVPGLVMVVLYTGLARRYWTAQSNLTRGGAENKNSIRLSISPCSSRRKRLKHKVVCMIFSIVVAYWACFLPFWGWQMAKLFSAESLRSLTPATHTYVNFFVTCLTYGNSCINPLLYTLLTRNYKDYLAQRGQTSGSSRIDHGSGSGINDL